CTGTTTTTCTCCAAATGACGGGACTGAAGGtagtattaatttttctctttatacgTTTCCATATTTCCTAAACCTTCCGTAACGAATACATAATTTTCATGGCCAGAAGAAGTGAAGCTACTGTTTTGAGATACCAAATTATTTCTTGGTGACCCATGTATTTAATGTAACGTCAATCGAAATAGCGAAGAGATAGGTGAAGGACTGAGGGGGCACTTCAAGAAGGTCATCTGGAAGATGACGCATTTTGCAACAGAGTGATGGAGAGGAAATGATTTCAGACACTAGAAGTTAATGTAAAGCTACAATCACCAACTTAAACTTCAAATGGGCACCTGGCGAGTACCTTCTATGGAATCACTTCCatactttcaaattttattgaaattttatttagcattttagcTATAAATTTAGAACACtgacaatgataaaaaaaaaaaaaaaaagaaaaaagtaacactaCCTACCACTCAGATTATCAAACAACCAAGCCAGAACCAAGTTGCAACaaactaatcttttaaaaaaaatttttaatgtgtatttatttttgagagagagagcacaagcaggggagggtcagagagagagggagacacagaatctgaagcaggctccaggctctgagctgtcagcacagagcccgacgcggggctcgaacccacgaaccgtgagagcatgacctgagccacaggtgtatgcttaaccaacttaaccaACCCAGGCACCAGGCAGTAGACTAATCTAAAGGCAGATGAAGCAGTGGAGAAAAATCACCCTGTGAGCTCATGgcacaacttttttcttttcttttgtgtgtgtgtgtgtgtgtttatttattttgagggagagagagagagcttataGGGGTGAAGAAGcaaaaagagtgggagagagaatcccaagcaggctctgccttctCGACTGTGTGAGATCAGgtcttgagctgaaatcaagagtcggacgcttaactgactgagccacccaggcgcctacaACTTGTTTCTTAAAACAGTGACGACCCTAAGGTGGGAAGTGAtttcaacctctctctctcaccaccagACCCCTAACATCACAGATCCAGAGCTTGCAGGAAACGGAAACTAGGAAGCCACCTGTCTGTGCCTTTCCAGCACTGCTCTGTGAGCAGGCAGGATATTATAGAATTACCAGCAACTTTATCATGTGACAAAGCTGCAGACTGAtgaaaggattatttttaaaaatgaaacagggatcatttatttgattgtgGGCTGGGTAAGATCTTCCCCAgtgaagaaggggaggaaaaaagaggcaaTGAAGACCAGATCTGAAAGACCCAGCAACTGGACACCAAGCATTGGCAAGGGTTCAAGGGAAACAGGCACTCCCGTGGATCAGCTGGTGGGAACACTTCTGGGGGGAAAACTGGCTGAATGCACTGAGTGTCCTTAAAATGGTCACATtcggggcgcatgggtggctcagtcggttaagcgtccgtcgtcggctcaggtcatgatctcgcggtccgtgagttcgagccctgcgtcgggctctgtgctgacagctcagagcctggaacctgcttccgattctgtgtctccctctctctctgcccctcccccgttcatgctctgtctctgtctcaaaaataaataaacattaaaaaaaataatagagaaaaaaaaggtcacattctgaCACATCAAGTcagtgtttaggaatttttcctaaggaaataaccagacagatataaaaaaaaaatgtattcacaatATCAAAAGACCGGAAGAGAACATAACACGCTCAATGAACAGGTGACTGGTACagaacatatgaaatatttatatactagAATACGGCCTGGCCTTAATATCACGTTTCAAAGAATAATGAGAAGAATATACtcacaaaatattaaattacacggggcacgtgggtggctcaatcagttaagtgtccaattcttgatttcggctcaggtcctgatctcatggtttgtgagttcgagccctgcactgggctctgtgctgacagcacggagcctacttgggattctgtctccctctctctctgcccctcctctgattgctctctatccctctcaaaaaaataaataaaaataaacctaaaaattttaaactaaaagagTATGTAAAGGATGagtctataaaaatttttttttttaatttgtgggacacacacacacacacacacacacacacacatctgaaagaaaaccccaaaacagtGGTTATATTATTACTGGGGAGGGAAATTAGGGATGATTTTAATCTCCTGTTACTAGCAGCCCAGAGCATGTTAACTGATAAACCTGGATAACCCTCTCTCATTCTGAGCCAATAAGATTCAGCTTACTTGCCACCTCTTTCAGGAAGCCCTCCAGCACTACTTTCCTTTCTCCCATATCATTCTAGGTGTTCCTCCTTGGAACTGAACTCTGAGCTGTCCTCTAGGATACTCTTTATCCCTGCATCGCACTCACTGATCTGATTCACCATCTCCCTGCTACACTTTGAACCTACAGTCAGAAATGGGGGTGTTTCATTTTTGTGTCCCCAGTCTGTCCGGAATGGAACACATCTTCAAGCTAGAAAGCTGGATTCATGAATGAAACTGGCTGAACCAAGGAGTCTCTACGCTCTGTGAATCTCAAGGTCGAGGGGAACAACGCTAAGAAGGATGAGCAAATACCGGGAAAGGACTGTGTCCTTACCTTGGCCAGTAGGCTTGAAACATGTTTAATTTCACCATGGGCCTTTAGCAATTCTTGCCTGAGCTCGGTGCAAGACAGTTCCAGCTGATCCTTCTCAGCTCGAGCGACTCTCAGCATCTCTTGAACTTCACGCGCCTCTGCCGTCTGCCCCACGGGACCGGTCTCCGTCGCTTTCTGCTGCTCACTCTCCAAATGCGCCTTCAAAGACCCATTTTCAATCTGCAGCCCTTCCAAGGTCGCCTTGCACTCCTCCAGAGTTTTGGCCATCACACCGTTATTACACCGCTCCCGTTCCAGAACCCCGGTCAGCTCTTCGTTTTCTTCCTTGAGGTGTTTAATCGCTTCCAAAGCTCCTTGgttctcctcctccaccttccgGAGGCTACAGGTCAGCTGCTGCTGGATGTTAAGCAGCTTCTCTCTTTCAAAGCGGCCCTGGTCAAGAATTTCTGCACACTTCTGCTCCAGCTCCAGGATTTTGCCTTCTTGAACGGCGGCGGGCTCCTCGCTCTTTGCGCGCTCCTGCAGGAGGTTTATCAGCTTCTCGTTCTCCTGACTTAGCTGCGCGGCCCTCTCTCGGTGCTGGTGGAAAGAACTCTCCAGGATCGTCTTCTCGTCCAGCAGTTTCTCGTTTTCGGCCGTCAGCTCCTGAACCATCTGCTGCTGGTCCGACAACTCCTGCAGAGTAGCCTGCAGCTCCTCGGCCGTGCTGTGCTGGTTTTCCTCCATCTTCTGTATCTTCTCCGCGAGGGAGGCCAGAGACAGCTCGCTCACGTTGTTGGGGGAGCTGCCTGTCGTGGAGCACTTGGAGCTCTTAAAGGGGTTGCTGCTGGAGGACAGGGGCCTGGAGGGCGTGTCGGCTGTGATGTGCTCGAAATCCGAGGCATCCGGGGACAAAGAAGCTTTGGTGACGTCGCTGCTTGAAGAGCCTGATGTCCTTAACGCGTTTTCGTGTATGGGGTGCCGGTACGCATCGAGCTCGCCCGACAGCTGATTTCCGGGTGGGCTTCCGAAGCTGGACTCCTGAGTTACGGACGTTGGGCAGCTGCTCTCCCCCGTGTGACTAGCACCCCCCTCTGAATTTGGGGAATGCTCCAGATGAGTCAGTTTCTCCCTTAAGGCCCGGTTTTCCTCCTCCAGATCTGCAAGCTCCTTCTGAAAATTCTTGTTCTTCTCCTCAAGAGCTCTTAGCAAGGGTTCCGAGTCACCTGGGGAGACGGGCGTTCCATCTGCATTTGCGTCGGAAGGCTCGGTTCCTTCAGTGCTCGGAGTCCTTTTCTCCTTACATTTCTTCAGCTCGCTTCGAAGCCTGTTAATTTCACTGTCTTTCGCTTTGGCTTCTGCCAGGAGTTCCCGAACCTGGGACTCGAGCACGGCCTTTTCCCCGCCTTCATTCTCTGGCTTGGGTCTTGCGGACGTGGTCCGCAGGTGCTTCGTAGGGGTGGGTGTGCTGGAAGACGTGGGGCTGGACACCGACTTCCTGGGGTTGGAGGGACCGCGTGGCACGGTTCTCTCTCTGGAGACAGTTACCGAAAGTTCTCGAGGAGCTGGGATGCCTGTCCGTTTGGCTGTTGTCACAGCCCCTAAGGACAGAAGAAGTAGAAACCAATGAAACAACGCAAGCACTTTTATAAATGAAACCTAAGTGACTTCAACTCATGTCGGACGCGGAACGGGATGGCTGCTGCCCTTCATtcatttccgccccccccccccccccccgcgcctcTAGAAACCTACCTGGAGCTGACTGGGGTTTCTGTATCTCCTCCCACAGCCCCTAGACTTGGGGGGAAACTGACTCCAAGCCTGAACTCCTCCACTTAATCTCATCCCAGCCACAGTTGCTGGTTTAAGGCCTGGACACACCCCTCAACTGAGGTCAACAGAACACCAGGAGGGGGTCTTCTGGGTGAGTTTCTAAAACATTACTGCACATGAGGAAGGGAGCACAGAAGTCTGGGAATGGCTGCAACCTGTTGTCATCATGAGAGGAAGGTGAGAacaaagtagaaagaaggaaagcaaattcTTAGTAGCTCAGTGGAGTTGCTCAGTCAATCAGCCCTGGAGCTTAGCCTGTAGCTAAGCTGGCCTTCCAGTTACACAAGCCAATAAATGCCCTTCACACAAGTCATCTTGAATTGGGTTTTCTGTAACCTGCAGCCTAATGCATCTGAACTGTAACCCCGGCAACTAAACAACAGCCTTTTGACAAAATGCAAGGTCACAGTGCATTTCTTGATAAAcgttttttgatatttttaaacctttatttattttttagagagtgcgatctttatttttgagagagtgcacgagcaggggaggaacagagggagagggagatacagaagccgaagcaggctctgggatccgagctgtcagcacagagcccgatgcggggctcgaactcacgaatcgtgagatcgtgacctgagccgaagtcggacacttaaccgactgggccacccaggcgccccatgacagagacagagagagaatctcaagcaggctccacactcagcgtggagcctgacgcggggcttgaactcacaaaccgcaagttcatgacctgagcctaactgggatgcttaaccaactgagccaccccgggtgccccttgataaacattttttttaaaaagttcatcaaCATCTTGTGAATGAGTACAAATTTGCTTAAGAAATCACAAGACACGAATAACACCAAGGGAAGACTAATCTAGTCCAATGACCTACTGCTTTTAACACAAGTGGAAACAGTGTGCTTATTTgtattcagaaaaataagaacaaatgggATAAGTTCGCATTACATGTAGCTATGGTACGGTTTTAAATGCTAAAGGGATTTACATAGTAtggaaatgatataaaatttagaGTATTTATAACGGGAAATGTAAGGGAAGgaactattttctgttttcatctatACTACATTGTAgaccatgttaaaaaaaaattctaggagtGCGAACCCAGACATCGATCTCCTATATGGCTCTACAAATGAGACCCACCTCAGAGGTTAAAGGGTAAGAGAAAATTCTGGACCTATTTTCCAAACTCAAAGACTGATGAATCAAGGCTGACTGCGGTAACTTCCCCAACTCTGTGCCTCAGGTTGAAGGTCCCCAGTGACAAAGGACCCTAGAAGGTGTCACCAATCCCTAGGCCTCCACAAGGTAGGAAGCAGTGGAGGgtatgccccccgccccccagaatgGCCCCCCAGCTCCAGTCGACCAAGACAGAAGCAGAACCCGATGTGGCACAGTAGCTCTGAGCCCAGTGCCAAGGGCCGCTTCTAAGGAAGACCTGAAGGTATGAACATGCTGAAATTGGGGGTGATGATGTGAAGGCCAATGGCATTCGGTGCTGTGTCTAACAGTTAAGTGCTTTTTAAAACCTTGACACAATAAAGCTTAAGTTGTCATACTAATATACAGAAAAACTAGAtggtttttcttaagtttatttatttatttggagagagagagagagagagagagagagagagagagagaaggaacgcaagcaggggaggggcagagagagagggagagagagagaatcccaagcaggctctgtgctgacagtgggggccggggggggggggggggggggaggggggcggggcctgaactcatgaaccatgagatcatgacctgggccaaaatgaagagtccgatgcttaataaactgagccacccaggtgcccccaaactatgggcttgttttttaattaactttttcaAATTAGAAGTTACTGGAAAGCTAAGAGTACTACAATACACAGTTTAATGCCTTCAGGCATCTTCCTTGCATCATACTTAATGAAGAAAATACTCAATGAAGGCAAGATTTATTTAATTGTTCTCGTAAAATGAAGATTGAAATCACTAAGCAATAAACCGTTTTAGTAACGCTGGTTCTCTAGAATGAAGTAATCCTGGAAAGGGCCCTGATGAAAACGGAAGATAACTCAAGTTCAAGGCAGATGGGAGAGCCCAGCTCTTGTTATCACACAGCCACTGGCCATTCCCGACACGGCCACTGAAATGAAGGCTCCTTTTCAACCGTCCATCCGTCGGGTTTGAGGATGGGCAGGACTCAAACAGAGCAGCAGATCAACCCTGTCATCCTTTCCGGCTGAAGTGAGCTCCTCCCTTCTGCCAAATCTTAGCTTGCCCTCCACATAGGTGTTACTACTTGCACCTTACCTAGACTACTAGGAATTTTTTTACATCAGTGTACGTTTGTGAAATATATCCGCTTGTGTATTATGAAATACACAATCCAGTTGTGTTTGTTACGACAtctgttttcgtttttgtttctgttgtttccaTTCTGACACTTGATCGGCACTGCACTATACATCCGGGAACCCTGACATGGAGCACACCACTGGAAACATACACCACGGCAAGGGAGACCGCAGAGGCAGTGAGAAGCCCGGGGTTGACAGAATAAGGACGGCCTAGCCGTCACTCTGGACTTCTTTGGTCTTTTCCCCATCCTCCCATCAGACCGCCACTTATTCCTACTGAGGCTGGCTGTCTAACGGCACGAAGTTGAAATAAAAGCAAGCCCCACCTCATAATTGGGAAGACTAATACGATTTTCTAAAAAACATGCTtgctgggcccctgggtggctcagtcgttagccatctgactttggctcaggtcatgatctcacagtttgcgagttcgagtaCCACATCTGGTGAGCTCGAGCCTcgcttcgggtgagccccacttctctctctctgcctctcgtgggattctctcccccccccccatctaaccctcactcacttgtaccccctctctcaaaaagaaaaaaatgtttggatccgcctggatggctcagtcagttaaatgtccaactcttgatgttggctcaggtcgtgatatcgagccctgtgtggggctccacactgagtgttaagcttgcttggaattctctctctccccctctctctgcctctcccttgctcacatgcgcacgctctctctctctctctctctctcaaaataaacttaaaaaaatgatgttatactaaaaaaaaatttttttttaaattttatatatttgagagagagagcatgcacacacaagcggggaaggggcagagaggagagacagaatcccaagcaggatccacaccatcagcacagaacccgattcggggctcaaactcatgaaccgtgagatcatgacccaagccgagatcaagagttagatgcttaaacgactgtgccacccaggtgctccctgatgtgttatatttttaaaatgccaaatgaaaaattataatgtgACAGATCACAGGTGCATCAAACTCTGTATTCATAGACATACACAGTAGAAGAGTACCCAGAACATTGAGAACAGGTGCATATTAAGCTGCTTGGGCTGTGAGaaaatttcctgtttcttttgtaTGGTTACATTTATgtagtaaatttaaaaagcagaagggaaaatCCTATCATAACAACATACAGAGAGTTAAGGGGGCAGGAAACATAAATCTGTGCAGAGAATAAAAAGCATGTTTACAACAACAATAGCACAACCATTTAAATCAGATCAGatgcctgtcttttttttttttttcaacgtttatttttatttttgggacagagagagacagagcatgaacgggggaggggcagagagagagggagacacagaatcggaaacaggctccaggctccgagccatcagcccagagcctgacgcggggctcgaactcccggactgcgagatcgtgacctggctgaagtcggacgcttaaccgactacgccacccaggcgcccctcagatgcCTGTCTTAAGCAGTGATTCTCAtgagctgaaaataaaatattttcagtcccttctttttttttttaattttatttttttaaatttacttcagTCCCTTCTTAATTTCCTTGTCTTACCCTAAGAATGCTACTTGGATTGTTCTTTGGTAGGTAGGTCTTCTCTCTACCATGCACTGATGAAGGAAATGGTGACATTCTGAAATAAATTACTAAACTTTCATTTCTTCAATAAGAATTCACAGACCTGTCCTGTGGGACATACAGGCGGGAGACAGAAATGAAAGTTCACCATTATCACCTACCACATAATTGCTGCCGTGACTCTGAAACACAAGAGAACTTACCCCTTCGGTCTCAAAGAATCTAAACTAGTAGGATATTTTTTACTCTAACCATTCataactttttttctcaaaagttcCAATAATGCATTTATTGTCAAATCTAATCTCCCCCCCTCAATCTCCATCTTTCTCAACCTTTCAGTGATATTtattcctccttccctttgctcTCCTTATCCATATCTCCTTATCCTCCAGTCGAGGAacctgaaaaacatttaaaatgtcctctcccttttcttttggtaACCAACCAGTCACTAAAACCAGCTATTTTTGGAAATGttcctatattttttctttgttttccttttggtagGGATCCAGTCTAGGTCCTTAAGAATGTTCCATCTAAATTTCTGAAATGTTCCCAAAGGTCTTTCTGATTCAAGCCTCTCCCAGCCCGGAGACATAATGGACCAATATCCCTTAAATATCCTGCTCACTGTTCTGTTCCAGAATCAGTAGGCATTCCCGCCTGCATCATGATGATGTCAAACTTTTTCCCTGGGCTTTCCTGGTCAGGCATAATCTCATCCTAATCAACATATCCAACCTTTTCACTTTTGGGTTTTtgttcccacctcccctcccattGCAACAAACCTATTTAACCCATTACACATCTCCACTGTCCCTGTGATTTGTTGAAACAGCCTTTCCTTTCCATCCTTCTGATGGGCATTTAAACATGCTTAACtctcttcaattaaaaaaaaaaaaatctcggggcacctggttggctcagtcggtagagcatgcaactctggatctcaggtctgtgagttcgagccccatgttgggtgtagagattacttaaaaataaaatcttaaaaagtctGTAGCCCACATCTTCCTCCAGCTAATAGctgatttccttctttcccctcacAACAGAATCCTCCCCAGAGTCCTATACCTTGGTTGTCTTcacttcttctctctcctctgccattACTCAACCCAAACCTTGTCCACTGAGGCCATCCACAACCTCCACATGGGCCAACACAACAGAGACCTTCAATCCTCTCAGCAGAActgaaataattcctttttttttttttaactaattactttatttatttatttatttatttattatttatttattttgagagagagagagagagagagagagagagagagaatcccaagcaatccacaatgtcagtgcagagcctgacgtggggctcgaacccacgaaccacgagatcatgacctgagccgaagtcggacacttaaccgattgagccccccGAGGTGCCTGGGAACAAGCATGCCTCCAATGAACAACTCTCCTGGTTTTTCTCTTAGTTCAGCAACTGTCTTCGGTCTCTCTCCTTTGCtggcccctccctgtctctctgcttctacttGTCAGAATCTTCAGACCTGGGTCCTGggcctttcctcctctcttattacaaattattttcctgGTGATTCTATTccatctcaagatcataaaataCCACTTATATACAGATGACCCCCCAATTAACTCTCTTTATATGGACTTCTCACTTGAGCAACAGATCTGAATATCAAACTACTTACTTGGTAAGTATAATCGAATTACAACAAAAGTACCTCAAACTAGATTAAAGGCATAAAGGTAGGCTAAGAAAAAGTGAACGGAATGTGCAAAAGGCCTGGAGTGCAGGGAGCCCTGACAAGGAGGGGGCTGACGGGGAAGAAGGCACATTTCTAGAGGATGCTCAAGGAAGGCCTCATGGACAGAGCTTGAGATTCAAGGTGATATGCACTCATTAAAACAAcgccaggggggcgcctgggtggcgcagtcggttaagcgtccgacttcagccaggtcacgatctcgcggtccatgagttcgagccccgcgtcaggctctgggctgatggctcggagcctggagcctgtttccgattctgtgtctccctctctctctgcccctcccccgttcaagctctgtctctctctgtcccaaaaataaataaaaaaacgttgaaaaaaaaattttaaaacaacgcCAGGAtgcttggaagaaagaaaaggatagcacaagaaaaaactctcaaaaattttaaatacatttgtcaAATTATAAGCTTCGATAGAAGGGACGGAATGCAAAAATCAAAGACCTCTCCTGATATGTAACAAGATTTAAACAGAAAAGGTAAACACTCAGGGCCAATCTGGAAGATCAAACAGTCAATTAACAGAAGATCTGGAAATACAGACCAGTGgaagcacagtgaaggaaatgacCAAAAAACTGACACGAGAGAATCCTCCAACGCTGAAGAATGTGAGTCCCAGAACTTGGGTCAggcagaatgaatgaaaaaagacccACATGAAGATACCCCTTTATAAAGTTTCAGGACACCAAGAATGCCTACAAGTTCAGGGAAGGGGTGTGAGCATGAGACTGGCCATCATTCATTATAGCAGTACTGAATTCTCAAAGGCAATGAAGCAAACACCTTCAAAGTTCTGAGGGAAAATGAttttcaacctagaattctatatctgaCCTAACTATAAACTAGTCACAGAGGCAGACAATAAAACATACTGTCAAACATATGgagactcagaaaaaaattaaactgctaACACCCTTTCTAAGTAAGTTACTTGAGAATGTGCTCCAGGAGAACGAGGGAGTAAAccaaagagaaagagggtgagtgATCGTGGGAGACCAATAGTTCTATTAGAGGAAACCAGTCACGAGGAGTCTCGAGAGGATACCCATAGAGCAAATCTGGAGAACACATCCAAACTGGGCCAAGAGGACAAGATGCCTCCCGAGGGAAGTTTCTTTGAAAGAACAGCTGGTTGGATGaagagtatgaaaaaaaaaatgaggatataataaaaataatgaaaggttctcaaaaaaattaaaaatagaatgaccctaAGACCcggcaattacactactaggtatttatccaaaggatacaaaaatactgattcaaaggggcacatgcaccccaatgtttatagcagcactattgacaatagccagattatggaaagagcccaaatgtccatggactgatgaatggataaaaaacccgtgatagacacacacagacatatacataatacacactggaatattacttggcgatcaaaaagaatgaaatcttgccattggcaacaatgtggatggaactacagtgtattatgctaagtgaaataagtcagagaaagataaatatcatacgatttcactcatatgtggaatttaagaaacaaaacagatgaaaattgggggagggaaggataaataagataaaaacagagagggaggcaaaccataagagactcttaaatacagagaacaaacagaaggttgctggcagggtgttgggtgggggggggggtggctaaatgggcgatgggcattaaggagagcacttgttgggatgagcactgagcgttatatgtaagtgatgaatcactaaattctactcctgaaaccattattacactgtatgttaactaactcagatttaaatttttaaaaaagttcttatcataagaaataaacagactcttaactatggagaacaagctgatcgttaccagagggaaggttgCAGGGagagggatgggttaaacagatgatggggattaaggaaggtacttgtcatgatgagcactgggtgatatatgcaagtgttgaatcactatattgtacacctgaaactaatacagcactgCATATTAACTAatcagaattaaaataagaacttagaaaacagtgaaaaaaaccAGAAACTTCATAAAACCAGGAAGCTGCATAAGAAAGGTCACAAAATCGTACCACACGACTTTACTCTGCggggaatatatacatatatagtgacAATTACACGGATATATTTAAACTGACCTATACACCAAGTATGCAAAACTATTTTATAGAACATTTGAATATTATCCCAGCTAGCAAATAAAGTTGAAATACATTAGGgaacaacaaattaaaacaactacgaaaggggcgcctgggggctcagtcagttgagcgtccgacttcggctcaggtcgtgatctcacagtccgtggattcgagccccgcgtcgggctctgtgttgacagctcggagcctggagcctgcttcggattctgtgtctcccctgctctctgcccctcccccactcactctgtctctcaaaaataaataaatacattacaaaaaaaaaaaaaaactatgaaataccactacacacctacgaaaatggctaaaatccaaaacctTAACACCACCACGTGCCGACAGGGGTgcggagcaacaggaactcttgttcattgctggcagaaatgcaaaatggCGCAGTTAGGCAGTGAAGACAGTTTTGCAActccttacaaaactaaacacactcttGCCGTCATTCAACTATCGTaccccttggtatttacccaaatgagttgaaaagtGATGCCTACACACAAACCTGC
The sequence above is drawn from the Lynx canadensis isolate LIC74 chromosome E1, mLynCan4.pri.v2, whole genome shotgun sequence genome and encodes:
- the SPECC1 gene encoding cytospin-B isoform X3, translated to MGNHSGRPEDPEPGAVTTAKRTGIPAPRELSVTVSRERTVPRGPSNPRKSVSSPTSSSTPTPTKHLRTTSARPKPENEGGEKAVLESQVRELLAEAKAKDSEINRLRSELKKCKEKRTPSTEGTEPSDANADGTPVSPGDSEPLLRALEEKNKNFQKELADLEEENRALREKLTHLEHSPNSEGGASHTGESSCPTSVTQESSFGSPPGNQLSGELDAYRHPIHENALRTSGSSSSDVTKASLSPDASDFEHITADTPSRPLSSSSNPFKSSKCSTTGSSPNNVSELSLASLAEKIQKMEENQHSTAEELQATLQELSDQQQMVQELTAENEKLLDEKTILESSFHQHRERAAQLSQENEKLINLLQERAKSEEPAAVQEGKILELEQKCAEILDQGRFEREKLLNIQQQLTCSLRKVEEENQGALEAIKHLKEENEELTGVLERERCNNGVMAKTLEECKATLEGLQIENGSLKAHLESEQQKATETGPVGQTAEAREVQEMLRVARAEKDQLELSCTELRQELLKAHGEIKHVSSLLAKVEKDYSYLKEICDRQAEQLSRTSLKLQEKASESDAEIKDMKETIFELEDQVEQHRAVKLHNNQLISELESNVMKLEEQKSDLERQLKTLTKQIKEETEEWRRFQADLQTAVVVANDIKCETQQELRAVKRRLLEEEEKNARLQKELGDMQGHGRPVNEESEPPEVDAPSRWHGVYVNRTSPTPSESATTVKSLIKSFDLGRPGGTGQNISVHKTPRSPLSGIPVRTTPAAAVSPMQRHSTYSSVRPASKGVTQHLDLPELPLSDLLKGRGEDLKPDPYLRKSPSLESLSRPPSLGFGNTRLLSASTGGLKPQSKLSVERRDPLAALAREYGGSKRNALLKWCQKKTEGYANIDITNFSSSWSDGLAFCALLHTYLPAHIPYQELNSQEKKRNLLLAFEAAESVGIKPSLELSEMLYTDRPDWQSVMQYVAQIYKYFET
- the SPECC1 gene encoding cytospin-B isoform X4, with the protein product MRSAAKAWSPVIKAGSHGADRARPLPAASSGMKSSKSSTSLAFESRLSKLKRASSEDMLNKPGSTAASGVVRLKKTSTAGAISELAESRLRSNPGAVTTAKRTGIPAPRELSVTVSRERTVPRGPSNPRKSVSSPTSSSTPTPTKHLRTTSARPKPENEGGEKAVLESQVRELLAEAKAKDSEINRLRSELKKCKEKRTPSTEGTEPSDANADGTPVSPGDSEPLLRALEEKNKNFQKELADLEEENRALREKLTHLEHSPNSEGGASHTGESSCPTSVTQESSFGSPPGNQLSGELDAYRHPIHENALRTSGSSSSDVTKASLSPDASDFEHITADTPSRPLSSSSNPFKSSKCSTTGSSPNNVSELSLASLAEKIQKMEENQHSTAEELQATLQELSDQQQMVQELTAENEKLLDEKTILESSFHQHRERAAQLSQENEKLINLLQERAKSEEPAAVQEGKILELEQKCAEILDQGRFEREKLLNIQQQLTCSLRKVEEENQGALEAIKHLKEENEELTGVLERERCNNGVMAKTLEECKATLEGLQIENGSLKAHLESEQQKATETGPVGQTAEAREVQEMLRVARAEKDQLELSCTELRQELLKAHGEIKHVSSLLAKVEKDYSYLKEICDRQAEQLSRTSLKLQEKASESDAEIKDMKETIFELEDQVEQHRAVKLHNNQLISELESNVMKLEEQKSDLERQLKTLTKQIKEETEEWRRFQADLQTAVVVANDIKCETQQELRAVKRRLLEEEEKNARLQKELGDMQGHGSSVVSVS